The following coding sequences are from one Syngnathus acus chromosome 12, fSynAcu1.2, whole genome shotgun sequence window:
- the jmy gene encoding junction-mediating and -regulatory protein codes for MSFAMEDNLESGWVSVRPKAFDEKERHKFAFIVAWNDIEGKFAITCHNRTVQKRTSFLDPLLDWCPYEDDKQPGMMSTKDGGRSAKVSPKGKVDSWDLVSPKVTDMEFVDPAGAPLSPAEDGRQDFSWAGLFSFQDLRAVHLQLCAVNAELEPCLPAFPEEPSGVWSVLFGASAASSERETEALCYQLQVYLSHALDTCGWKIFSQVLFTDSDDTEEYYESLSELRRKGYEDGLDRAKRRLQEVLDKHRALDSMVELLQVYGEEDEAYGQMLEAATQLYHYLLQPFRDMRELAMLRRQQIKISLETERLGPRRVEGLRREDEEWQKKANVAVLAIQDMTVKYFETTNRALKALYERMRADQRRLGKSAWAAAVERMERLQYSVSKETLQLMRAKEVCLEQKKHGLKEEMRSLQGGEDAMLHLDQLEALYYELQLQLYDIQAEVLRCEELLLTAQLQSLRRQITERQDEVVYYDAFESPDAMKGAEDPVEPPPLPPLRDDEELRTLRQRTRQLEARRGRITTKKVYLKNKKEICISNHKQKMEARQGVLTPQVRETEEEEAERNAQVSLERQRTLDRLRSHNQRYPGHVTLKSSRLRLLQTQRRASQPPCAQAAGVQTDRVASDLPELSVPPLEDACESLPAIHLDDPESCPPFLSLPTAVLTLGGGPPPPPPPPPPPPPPSVAVEPRPALLRESKPASLPLGPISPRFFDSSQLLTARKKLRKTSAEDATQWRRASSPMDEVLASLKRGSFHLRKAELRVLAPDPDDDGENILAQIRQGVRLRQVRAPAERPRRADRFAHSADALTRSIHEALRRIKEASPESESEDEGLPCTDWEN; via the exons ATGTCCTTCGCCATGGAGGACAACTTGGAATCCGGCTGGGTGTCCGTCCGGCCCAAAGCCTTCGACGAGAAAGAACGACACAAATTCGCTTTCATCGTGGCCTGGAACGACATCGAGGGAAAGTTTGCCATAACCTGCCACAACCGGACGGTACAGAAGCGGACCAGCTTCCTCGACCCGCTCCTCGACTGGTGCCCGTACGAGGACGACAAGCAACCCGGGATGATGTCGACAAAAGACGGAGGTCGTTCGGCGAAAGTTTCTCCGAAGGGAAAAGTTGACAGTTGGGACTTAGTGTCGCCCAAGGTCACCGACATGGAGTTCGTGGACCCCGCGGGGGCGCCGCTCTCCCCCGCGGAGGACGGCCGTCAAGACTTCAGCTGGGCCGGCCTCTTCTCCTTCCAGGACCTCCGGGCGGTTCACCTCCAGCTGTGCGCGGTCAACGCCGAGCTGGAGCCTTGCCTGCCGGCATTCCCGGAGGAGCCGTCCGGCGTGTGGTCGGTGCTTTTCGGCGCCTCGGCCGCTTCATCGGAGCGGGAGACGGAGGCGCTGTGCTACCAGCTACAGGTGTACCTGAGCCACGCTCTGGATACCTGCGGCTGGAAGATCTTCTCGCAGGTGCTGTTCACCGACAGCGACGACACCGAGGAGTACTACGAGAGTCTGAGCGAGCTGCGGAGGAAAGGCTACGAAGACGGGCTGGACAGAGCCAAGAGGCGCTTGCAAGAG GTTCTGGACAAGCACCGGGCCCTGGACAGCATGGTGGAGCTGCTGCAGGTCTACGGCGAGGAGGACGAGGCGTACGGCCAGATGCTGGAGGCCGCCACGCAGCTCTACCACTACCTGCTGCAGCCTTTCCGGGACATGAGGGAGCTGGCCATGCTCCGACGGCAGCAGATTAAG ATCTCGCTGGAGACAGAGCGCTTGGGTCCTCGCCGGGTGGAAGGCCTGAGGAGGGAGGATGAGGAGTGGCAGAAGAAGGCGAACGTCGCCGTCCTCGCCATCCAGGACATGACTGTCAAGTACTTTGAAACCACCAATCGAGCGCTGAAAG CGCTGTACGAGCGTATGCGCGCCGACCAGAGGAGGCTCGGCAAGTCGGCgtgggcggcggcggtggagcGCATGGAGCGGCTGCAGTACTCGGTCTCCAAAGAAACGCTGCAGCTCATGCGGGCCAAGGAGGTCTGCCTCGAACAGAAGAAGCACGGACTCAAGGAGGAG ATGCGAAGCCTGCAGGGCGGCGAGGACGCCATGCTGCACCTGGACCAGCTGGAGGCGCTGTACTACGAACTCCAGCTGCAGTTGTACGACATCCAGGCCGAGGTGCTGCGCTGCGAAGAGCTGCTGCTCACCGCGCAGCTGCAGAGCCTGCGAAGACAGATCACAG AGAGGCAGGACGAGGTGGTGTACTATGATGCCTTCGAGAGCCCCGACGCCATGAAGGGGGCGGAAGACCCGGTCGAACCGCCGCCTCTGCCGCCCCTTCGTGACGACGAAGAACTGCGGACCCTGCGCCAGAGGACTCGGCAGCTGGAGGCCCGCAGGGGACGCATCACCACCAAGAAGGTCTAcctcaaaaacaagaag GAAATCTGCATCTCCAATCACAAGCAGAAAATGGAAGCACGTCAGGGCGTCCTCACCCCGCAG GTGCGGGAaacggaggaagaggaagccgAGCGGAATGCGCAAGTGAGTCTGGAGAGGCAGAGAACTCTGGACCGACTTCGCAGCCACAATCAG CGTTATCCAGGTCACGTGACACTGAAGTCCAGTCGTCTGAGGCTGCTTCAGACGCAGCGGCGAGCAAGTCAGCCTCCTTGCGCGCAGGCGGCCGGCGTCCAGACCGACCGCGTGGCCTCGGACCTGCCGGAGCTCTCGGTGCCTCCTCTTGAGGACGCCTGCGAGTCCTTACCCGCCATCCACCTGGACGACCCGGAGTCGTGTCCTCCGTTCCTCTCTCTGCCGACGGCCGTTCTCACCCTGGGTGGAGgtcctccgccgccgccccctcctccccctccgcCTCCGCCGCCATCGGTAGCCGTTGAGCCGCGTCCGGCGTTGCTGCGCGAGTCCAAGCCCGCCTCGCTGCCTCTGGGTCCGATCTCGCCACGCTTCTTCGACAGCAGCCAGCTGTTGACGGCCAGGAAGAAACTGAGGAAGACGTCGGCTGAGGACGCCACGCAATGGAGGAGAG CGAGCTCCCCGATGGACGAGGTTCTGGCGTCCCTGAAGCGCGGCAGCTTCCACCTGCGGAAAGCCGAACTGCGCGTCCTCGCCCCCGACCCGGACGACGACGGCGAGAACATCTTGGCGCAGATCCGGCAGGGCGTCCGTCTCCGGCAGGTGCGCGCCCCGGCGGAGCggccgcgccgcgctgatcGCTTTGCGCACTCGGCGGACGCCCTGACGCGAAGCATCCACGAGGCTCTGCGCAGAATCAAGGAGGCGTCGCCCGAATCCGAATCGGAGGACGAGGGCCTCCCTTGCACCGACTGGGAGAATTAG
- the lhfpl2a gene encoding LHFPL tetraspan subfamily member 2a protein codes for MCHVIVTCRSMLWTLLSIVAAFSELIAFMSSDWLVGFPRTPERHHHGSSSPSAGEAYRPTLGIYGRCVKLPHLQRGGVLCGPYAVHFGEIASGFWQATSIFLAAGILLLCAVAFISVFTMCFQSIMKKSIFNVCGLLQGIAGLFLILGLMLYPAGWGSEKARLYCGVEASPYRVGLCSMGWAFYTAAGGTALTFLCAVFSAQAEIATSSDKVQEEIEEGKSLICLL; via the exons ATGTGCCACGTGATCGTGACGTGTCGCTCCATGCTGTGGACGCTGCTGAGCATCGTGGCGGCCTTCAGCGAGCTCATCGCTTTCATGAGCAGCGACTGGTTGGTGGGCTTCCCACGCACGCCCGAGCGCCACCACCACGGCTCCTCCTCGCCGTCGGCCGGCGAGGCCTACCGCCCCACGCTGGGCATCTACGGCCGCTGCGTGAAGCTGCCGCACCTCCAGCGCGGCGGCGTCCTGTGCGGCCCGTACGCCGTCCACTTCGGGGAGATCGCCAGCGGGTTCTGGCAGGCCACGTCCATCTTCCTGGCGGCCGGCATCCTGCTGCTGTGCGCCGTGGCCTTCATCTCCGTCTTCACCATGTGCTTCCAGAGCATCATGAAGAAGAGCATCTTCAACGTCTGCGGACTGCTGCAAGGCATCGCCG GCCTGTTCCTGATCCTGGGCCTGATGCTGTACCCCGCCGGCTGGGGCTCGGAGAAGGCCCGCCTGTACTGTGGCGTGGAGGCGTCGCCGTACCGGGTGGGCCTGTGCTCCATGGGCTGGGCCTTCTACACGGCCGCCGGCGGCACGGCGCTCACCTTCCTGTGCGCCGTCTTCTCGGCGCAGGCCGAGATCGCCACGTCCAGCGACAAAGTGCAGGAGGAGATTGAGGAGGGAAAGAGCCTTATCTGCCTCCTCTGA
- the arsb gene encoding arylsulfatase B — protein sequence MTEKLTLVALLLTFGSPAASGSKQPNIVFILADDLGWYDVGYHGSEINTPNLDKLSAAGVRLENYYVQPLCTPSRNQLMTGRYQIHTGMQHQIIWPCQPYCVPLNETLLPELLSEAGYATRMVGKWHLGMYKKDCLPTRRGFHSYFGYLTGSEDYYTHVRCDRIAAINQSRCALDLREDEAPAPGYKGQYSTEMFSQRAVQIIAKHDPKKPLFLYVALQAVHSPLQVPQRYVAPYAFIQDPHRRAYAGMVSAMDEAVGNISLALRQAGLWDNTVLVFSTDNGGLPEQGASNWPLRGQKWSLWEGGVRGVGFVSGPLLEQPGSTSRELLHVSDWLPTLVGLAGGRLNATKPLDGFDVWNAISKGFASPRLELLHNIDPMYTDMAPCPGLKRDGKGVFLSGFNVSIHAAIRSSNWKLLTGYPGCGVWFPRPGHNDSSAWRSEPLKPVMLFDLDKDPEERNEVSAIYPAVVERLLGRLNHHQQTALPVNFPDEDPRCDPGPTGTWGPWA from the exons TTCCCCCGCGGCGTCGGGCTCCAAGCAGCCGAACATTGTGTTCATCCTGGCGGATGATTTGGGCTGGTACGACGTCGGCTACCACGGCTCGGAGATCAACACGCCCAATCTGGACAAGCTTTCGGCCGCGGGGGTCCGCCTGGAGAACTACTACGTCCAGCCGCTTTGCACCCCGTCCAGGAACCAGCTCATGACAGGACGCTACCAG ATCCACACGGGAATGCAGCACCAGATCATCTGGCCGTGTCAGCCGTACTGCGTGCCGCTGAACGAGACGCTCCTGCCCGAGCTGTTGTCCGAAGCGGGCTATGCCACACGCATGGTGGGCAAGTGGCATCTGGGCATGTACAAGAAGGACTGCCTGCCCACGCGACGTGGCTTCCACTCCTACTTTG GTTATCTAACGGGGAGCGAGGACTACTACACTCACGTCCGCTGTGACCGCATCGCTGCCATCAACCAGAGCCGCTGCGCTTTAGACCTGCGGGAGGACGAAGCGCCCGCTCCGGGATACAAAGGCCAATATTCCACTGAGATGTTCAGCCAGAGGGCCGTCCAGATCATCGCCAAACATGACCCCAAAAAG CCTCTGTTCCTGTACGTCGCGCTACAGGCCGTCCATTCGCCTCTGCAGGTGCCACAGCGCTACGTGGCGCCCTACGCCTTCATCCAGGACCCGCATCGCCGAGCCTACGCCGGCATGGTGTCGGCCATGGACGAGGCTGTGGGCAACATCAGCTTGGCCTTGCGGCAGGCTGGACTTTGGGACAACACTGTCCTGGTCTTCTCCACAG ATAATGGCGGCCTGCCGGAACAGGGCGCCAGCAACTGGCCGTTGCGAGGCCAGAAGTGGTCGCTGTGGGAGGGGGGAGTCCGCGGCGTGGGATTTGTGTCCGGGCCGCTCCTGGAGCAGCCGGGCAGCACCAGCCGGGAGCTGCTTCACGTCTCCGATTGGCTACCCACGCTGGTGGGACTGGCTGGGGGCCGCCTCAACGCCACCAAGCCTCTGGATGGATTTGACGTTTGGAACGCTATCAG CAAAGGCTTCGCCTCGCCCAGACTGGAGCTCCTGCACAACATTGACCCCATGTACACCGACATGGCCCCGT GTCCTGGCTTGAAGCGGGACGGCAAGGGAGTCTTCCTGTCCGGCTTCAACGTGTCCATCCACGCCGCCATCAGATCCTCAAACTGGAAGCTGCTCACTGGATACCCAG GTTGCGGCGTTTGGTTTCCGCGGCCCGGCCACAACGATTCCTCGGCTTGGCGCTCCGAGCCCctgaagcccgtgatgctgTTCGACTTGGACAAGGACCCCGAGGAAAGGAACGAGGTGTCGGCCATTTACCCCGCCGTGGTCGAGCGCCTCCTAGGCCGGCTGAACCACCACCAGCAGACCGCCCTGCCCGTCAACTTTCCCGACGAGGACCCACGCTGTGACCCGGGCCCCACCGGAACTTGGGGACCCTGGGCctag
- the LOC119131080 gene encoding homer protein homolog 1-like isoform X2 has protein sequence MGEQPIFSTRAHIFQIDPTTKKNWLPTSKHAVTVSYFFDSTRNVYRIISLDGAKAVINSTITPNMNFTKTSQKFGQWADSRANTVYGLGFSCESHLSKFAEKFAEFKEAARLAKEKSHEKMELTSTPSQESTSCPPQSPLTPESVNGTEDERVAAGTPQPAEARAEPSHNALPFSHSSSSIGKHLEAELAALKGNNAKLTAALLESTANVKQWKQQLSAYQEEAERLHKRVTELECVSGQTTTVKSEKTELNRTIEELEAALKAKEDELECLKAEVQSANQFRSQRDSLTRKLQQVERRNEALEVQLGELEQRVDANRQEREVFRQSLRSLLQLLDGKIFELTELRDALAKLLECS, from the exons ATGGG TGAGCAGCCCATCTTCAGCACGCGGGCGCACATCTTCCAGATCGATCCGACCACCAAGAAGAACTGGCTTCCCACCAGCAAACACGCCGTCACTGTCTCTTACTTCTTTGACAGCACCAGGAATGTCTACCGCATCATCAGCCTGGACGGAGCCAAG GCCGTCATCAACAGCACCATCACCCCCAACATGAACTTCACCAAGACCTCGCAGAAGTTTGGTCAGTGGGCCGACAGCCGCGCCAACACCGTCTACGGCCTCGGCTTCTCGTGCGAGAGCCACCTGAGCAAg TTTGCGGAGAAATTTGCCGAGTTCAAGGAGGCAGCGCGACTTGCCAAGGAGAAGTCTCATGAGAAGATGGAGCTCACCAGCACGCCCTCGCAG gAGTCCACCAGCTGCCCTCCACAGTCACCGCTGACGCCGGAGAGCGTGAACGGCACCGAAGACGAGAGAGTGGCGGCGGGCACGCCTCAGCCCGCGGAGGCCCGAGCGGAACCTTCCCACAATGCACTTCCCTTCTCGCACAG TTCGTCCAGCATCGGGAAGCACTTGGAGGCGGAACTGGCGGCACTAAAGGGCAACAACGCTAAGCTCACGGCGGCGCTGCTCGAGTCCACGGCTAACGTCAAGCAGTGGAAGCAGCAGCTGTCCGCTTAccaggaggaggcggagcgcTTACATAAACGG GTGACGGAGCTGGAGTGCGTGAGCGGCCAAACCACAACGGTGAAATCGGAGAAAACGGAGTTGAACCGCACCATCGAGGAGCTGGAGGCGGCACTGAAGGCCAAAGAGGAC GAGTTGGAGTGTCTCAAAGCCGAGGTGCAGAGTGCCAACCAGTTTCGGTCCCAAAGAGACTCGCTCACGCGGAAGCTACAG CAAGTGGAGCGTCGTAACGAAGCACTGGAAGTGCAACTGGGCGAGCTGGAGCAGCGCGTGGACGCCAACCGGCAGGAGCGCGAAGTCTTCCGCCAGAGTCTGCGCtcgctgctgcagctgctggacGGCAAGATCTTCGAGCTGACCGAGCTGCGGGACGCTCTCGCCAAGCTGCTCGAGTGCAGCTAG
- the LOC119131080 gene encoding homer protein homolog 1-like isoform X1 translates to MGEQPIFSTRAHIFQIDPTTKKNWLPTSKHAVTVSYFFDSTRNVYRIISLDGAKAVINSTITPNMNFTKTSQKFGQWADSRANTVYGLGFSCESHLSKFAEKFAEFKEAARLAKEKSHEKMELTSTPSQGSAVRRNVLPANKPKKESTSCPPQSPLTPESVNGTEDERVAAGTPQPAEARAEPSHNALPFSHSSSSIGKHLEAELAALKGNNAKLTAALLESTANVKQWKQQLSAYQEEAERLHKRVTELECVSGQTTTVKSEKTELNRTIEELEAALKAKEDELECLKAEVQSANQFRSQRDSLTRKLQQVERRNEALEVQLGELEQRVDANRQEREVFRQSLRSLLQLLDGKIFELTELRDALAKLLECS, encoded by the exons ATGGG TGAGCAGCCCATCTTCAGCACGCGGGCGCACATCTTCCAGATCGATCCGACCACCAAGAAGAACTGGCTTCCCACCAGCAAACACGCCGTCACTGTCTCTTACTTCTTTGACAGCACCAGGAATGTCTACCGCATCATCAGCCTGGACGGAGCCAAG GCCGTCATCAACAGCACCATCACCCCCAACATGAACTTCACCAAGACCTCGCAGAAGTTTGGTCAGTGGGCCGACAGCCGCGCCAACACCGTCTACGGCCTCGGCTTCTCGTGCGAGAGCCACCTGAGCAAg TTTGCGGAGAAATTTGCCGAGTTCAAGGAGGCAGCGCGACTTGCCAAGGAGAAGTCTCATGAGAAGATGGAGCTCACCAGCACGCCCTCGCAG GGCAGCGCTGTCAGAAGGAACGTGTTGCCCGCCAACAAACCCAAGAAG gAGTCCACCAGCTGCCCTCCACAGTCACCGCTGACGCCGGAGAGCGTGAACGGCACCGAAGACGAGAGAGTGGCGGCGGGCACGCCTCAGCCCGCGGAGGCCCGAGCGGAACCTTCCCACAATGCACTTCCCTTCTCGCACAG TTCGTCCAGCATCGGGAAGCACTTGGAGGCGGAACTGGCGGCACTAAAGGGCAACAACGCTAAGCTCACGGCGGCGCTGCTCGAGTCCACGGCTAACGTCAAGCAGTGGAAGCAGCAGCTGTCCGCTTAccaggaggaggcggagcgcTTACATAAACGG GTGACGGAGCTGGAGTGCGTGAGCGGCCAAACCACAACGGTGAAATCGGAGAAAACGGAGTTGAACCGCACCATCGAGGAGCTGGAGGCGGCACTGAAGGCCAAAGAGGAC GAGTTGGAGTGTCTCAAAGCCGAGGTGCAGAGTGCCAACCAGTTTCGGTCCCAAAGAGACTCGCTCACGCGGAAGCTACAG CAAGTGGAGCGTCGTAACGAAGCACTGGAAGTGCAACTGGGCGAGCTGGAGCAGCGCGTGGACGCCAACCGGCAGGAGCGCGAAGTCTTCCGCCAGAGTCTGCGCtcgctgctgcagctgctggacGGCAAGATCTTCGAGCTGACCGAGCTGCGGGACGCTCTCGCCAAGCTGCTCGAGTGCAGCTAG
- the si:ch1073-398f15.1 gene encoding cardiomyopathy-associated protein 5: MEALTGDDDVDTEMQVLTPDDVAKPDRDAVDEVENLQNSLREAVHDDNVRPKMQCLVMDTSFSMVTMQSEDSGIAWETTPSRCSTSWAPKAEEPAEESGPPAGRIIFVMDEELMSRRKKSEAEGQKRERSDNRSEKPDLVGLAPLHVKDEGDEEEERAPRQDKEQRLFSLVSEGSEILNIVVPHKLASVDEEESKAMVDNLSYLEEGSASKADDKEEETCDKSFEQDSKPREDASAESLAQAQPTPPVADPPGAPVARPPGKDADCNVDYFEAFALIDDHAPGSPAVVPPKLGLPVPEEPVQGEDATTGEDHKSPDAALTSEALEEFFYSGTDDYLTRSHPDSEDPLGEPKVSPPPSKLNGCTLFGSQENILTPVFLPEGPPKIIDPVLLEEPKALAFLYNDLYEEATGSRKKEEDTESVTSEKSFHSRHSDREARGYLEKYVLIDETPVVEAQPVLEHRSSLLSKGFAEFPSTSPECEMPNSEEEITDFFRSSASSSPCDIKNFVISREDDESPSPTSCVTETGVGDTGIPEGPIDVFETSSEPDWEGMDVDDVTSDDIDTLVRSNQQMWLRDSEVVKPCPPPRRKTRCPLKERLALAPLTPAEDTPTGEKQREDETETQVKTSNEKDENQEVSLPSHILQGNTSVDITDEKPIAREDIEVALTQVQLKAPESEKVHLEKQDHLATLPIKPSKTNCVIL, translated from the exons ATGGAGGCATTAACAGGGGACGACGACGTCGACACCGAGATGCAAGTTCTGACGCCTGATGACGTCGCCAAGCCGGACCGGGATGCTGTCGATGAAGTGGAGAACCTTCAAAACAG TTTACGTGAAGCCGTCCACGATGACAACGTTCGTCCAAAAATGCAGTGTTTGGTCATGGACACCTCCTTCTCCATGGTGACCATGCAAAGTGAGGACAGCGGAATCGCCTGGGAGACCACCCCGAGTCGCTGCTCCACATCCTGGGCACCCAAAGCTGAGGAACCCGCCGAGGAATCCGGCCCTCCGGCAGGAAGGATTATCTTCGTCATGGATGAGGAGTTGATGTCAAGGCGGAAGAAATCTGAAGCGGAAGgacagaagagagagagaagtgaCAACAGGTCAGAAAAGCCCGACTTAGTGGGACTTGCCCCGCTGCACGTGAAAGACGAGggagatgaagaagaagagcggGCTCCTCGTCAAGATAAGGAGCAAAGGCTTTTTAGTTTAGTGTCTGAAGGCTCAGAAATCCTCAACATTGTTGTTCCTCACAAGCTGGCGAGCGTGGATGAAGAGGAGAGCAAGGCGATGGTAGACAACCTGTCCTATCTGGAGGAAGGATCTGCTTCTAAAGCTGACGACAAAGAAGAGGAGACCTGTGACAAGTCGTTTGAACAGGACAGCAAGCCGAGGGAGGACGCTTCAGCAGAATCACTTGCACAAGCCCAACCTACGCCACCGGTTGCAGATCCACCAGGAGCTCCTGTGGCGAGGCCACCGGGAAAGGACGCTGATTGTAATGTGGACTACTTTGAAGCATTCGCCTTGATTGATGATCATGCTCCGGGAAGTCCCGCTGTGGTGCCACCTAAGCTTGGACTTCCTGTCCCAGAGGAACCAGTGCAGGGCGAAGACGCCACAACAGGTGAGGATCACAAAAGCCCAGATGCCGCACTCACCAGTGAGGCTCTAGAGGAATTCTTCTACAGCGGTACAGATGACTACCTCACAAGAAGCCACCCGGACAGCGAGGATCCCCTCGGAGAGCCCAAAGTCTCCCCGCCTCCCTCTAAACTCAACGGATGCACTTTGTTTGGAAGCCAAGAGAATATCTTGACTCCGGTCTTTCTACCCGAAGGGCCGCCCAAGATTATCGACCCCGTTTTGTTAGAAGAACCCAAAGCCTTGGCCTTTTTGTATAACGACTTGTACGAGGAGGCAACAGGAAGtcggaaaaaagaagaagatacAGAGAGCGTGACCTCTGAAAAGTCCTTCCACAGCAGGCATTCAGATCGGGAAGCCAGGGGCTACTTGGAGAAGTATGTCCTCATAGATGAGACACCCGTGGTGGAGGCTCAACCAGTTCTTGAGCACAGATCTTCACTTTTATCCAAAGGTTTTGCTGAATTTCCTTCCACGTCCCCTGAGTGTGAAATGCCAAACTCGGAGGAGGAAATTACGGATTTTTTTAGGTCAAGTGCCAGTTCTTCTCCATGTGACATCAAGAATTTTGTAATTTCACGAGAAGACGACGAGAGTCCATCCCCTACAAGTTGCGTTACAGAAACGGGTGTAGGAGACACCGGAATCCCAGAAGGTCCCATTGACGTCTTTGAGACTTCCTCCGAGCCTGACTGGGAAGGGATGGATGTTGACGACGTAACTTCGGACGACATTGACACTCTGGTGCGATCCAATCAACAGATGTGGCTGCGAGATTCTGAAGTGGTCAAACCTTGCCCTCCTCCCAGAAGAAAAACCAGATGCCCCCTGAAGGAGCGTCTGGCCCTGGCCCCTCTGACTCCGGCCGAGGATACGCCAACCGGGGAAAAACAGCGAGAGGACGAGACCGAGACGCAGGTCAAGACCAGCAATGAGAAGGATGAGAATCAGGAGGTCTCACTCCCTTCCCACATTCTTCAGGGCAACACATCTGTTGACATTACTGATGAGAAACCAATCGCGCGAGAGGACATTGAAGTAGCTTTAACGCAAGTACAACTTAAAGCACCCGAGTCAGAAAAGGTTCACCTGGAAAAACAAGATCATTTGGCAACGTTGCCCATCAAGccatcaaaaacaaattgtgtcaTTCTTTAG